The genomic window CATAGGGGCCACCAACGCCATACTGGCTATCTATTTTGCCGTCTTTATGGCTATCGGGGTGGCAGCAAACGTAAGGGTGGCAAATGCCCTGGGAGCGAAACAGGTAGAAAGGGCTCGGCATATAGCGCAGCAGGCCATCATACTCTCCATCCTTTTCGGCATTCTGACAGGTATCGTAACATTGTTTTTTGCACGCCCCCTGCTCACGCTCATGGGGCTGGAAGAGCAGGTGCTGGATATTGGAGAGAACTATTTCCGGGTTGTGGGTATTCCTTCCGTGTTCATGTCGCTCATGTTTGCGCTTAGTGCCAATTTACGGGGCTCGGGTAACACACGGGCACCCATGAAAGTCAGCATTCTCATCAACATCTTTCATGCGTTCCTGGGGTATGCCCTAATTTTTGGTTTCTGGATTTTTCCTGAAATGGGGGTGACAGGTGCTGCTTTGGCTACAGTTGCTTCCCGTGTACTTGGGGCTCTTCTGCTGGTCTACTACATCCAGCGGTCGGAGGTGCTGGCCTTCCGGAAGGACTTCTGGTCAGTTGACTGGGGCCATCAGAAGGAGCTTGCTACATTAGGCAGCCCTGCGGCCGGGGAGGTGCTCATCATGCGGGCAGGGCAGATCGTCTACTTCGGGTTCATCGTTTCGCTGGGAACCAACGTCTTCGCCGCCCATCAGATTGCCGGTAATGTGGAGGTAATCTCCTATATGGCAGGTTATGGCTTTGCCACAGCAGTTACTATACTGGCAGGACAGCAGATAGGTGCAGGAAGAATAGAGGAGGCGATTTCCTTCACAAAAATAGGGGCCTGGATGGCTGTAGGCATCATGGGTGTGCTGGGCTTACTGCTCTTTTTCCTGGGAGAGTGGGCTGGCAGTCTGTTCTCCGAAGACCCGGAGGTAATCTCTAAGATAGGGGACGCCCTGAAGGTTTCGGGTGCGTTTCAGCCTTTCCTGGCAGCCCTTTTAACGCTTACAGGCGCGTACCAAGCCGCTAATAATACGAAGTTCCCCATGTACCTGACGGCGGCTGGTATGTGGGCCATCCGCACCGTTCTGGTCTACTATCTTGGAATCACCCTGGGCTGGGGCCTTATTGGTGTCTGGATCGCCATTGGTATTGACATTGTGACCCGTGCAGGGGTCTTGGCCTATAAGTTTGCTAAGGGTACATGGATGAATCTGGAAAAGGAAGCAGAGGTGGAGTCACAATGTCACCCGCAGTCCATTAAAGAGACCATGTCTGACTGCGTTAACAATTACTAAATATGTACTAAATGACAATGCCACCGGGATATGTTAGCAAGAAGAAACTCAGCTAAATCTGTTGGTCAGCCACCACCAATTATCCAGGTACTAAAAGAGGCTAATCCAACCTATGAAGCTGTTTCATGTAAACAGAGATATAAATTAGCAGCACTAGCTTAGAAGTGGATAAAAGACCTTTAAGC from Pontibacter sp. SGAir0037 includes these protein-coding regions:
- a CDS encoding MATE family efflux transporter → MEVNKERVDIPIAVTLRDKMKIVLLLAFPAVVENFFQTFIGFVDVYFVSKIGLAEVSAIGATNAILAIYFAVFMAIGVAANVRVANALGAKQVERARHIAQQAIILSILFGILTGIVTLFFARPLLTLMGLEEQVLDIGENYFRVVGIPSVFMSLMFALSANLRGSGNTRAPMKVSILINIFHAFLGYALIFGFWIFPEMGVTGAALATVASRVLGALLLVYYIQRSEVLAFRKDFWSVDWGHQKELATLGSPAAGEVLIMRAGQIVYFGFIVSLGTNVFAAHQIAGNVEVISYMAGYGFATAVTILAGQQIGAGRIEEAISFTKIGAWMAVGIMGVLGLLLFFLGEWAGSLFSEDPEVISKIGDALKVSGAFQPFLAALLTLTGAYQAANNTKFPMYLTAAGMWAIRTVLVYYLGITLGWGLIGVWIAIGIDIVTRAGVLAYKFAKGTWMNLEKEAEVESQCHPQSIKETMSDCVNNY